GCCACGCCGCCTGGCCTCGGCCTCGGCAGGCGGCGTTGACTCAGCAGCTCCTGGAATGGAGGGAGCGTTAGGGCTAGTAGCAACAAGAAGCAGACATTGAAGGGCTGTTGCGGCTCATGGAGAGTAAGCTACCTGCGGCGCTGTCGACGCAGCCGCCAGCAGCAGTGGTGGCGAACACCTCAACTCACCATGGCCATGACCAAGGAATGGAGGCCTCTCCGGTTAGGAAATTGGATAAATCAACGGCCGAGAATGTGGGGGTGCTAGATCTGTAGGTTGATTGGATTTTGGGAGTAATTTTGAGAGGGTTGCGGTGGATTCGGTGGACGAGCAGTCGGTGGTGAGCTGTCGTGAGAGACTCGATAGAGGTTTGAAATACGGGCAAATTTTGGATTTCTGTTGTTCGTCACGGTGAACCAGTAGAAAACCAAAGAAAAACCAACTTCCTCCCACTTGAACCGGCGCATAGGATGCAAAGCCATGGAAAAGCTAACCAGGAAACCGCATAGGGCATGCACCAACCCCTGCCATACGTGGCAATGGTCGTAGCCATAGTATTCCTTTTGGTATCACggtaaaaaaatattcttaGTTTGCAAGGAACATGCatgtaaatatttattaaaaaaatatttcaagcTATCTATTTAGTTTCCAAACTTTAGGAACTGTTTGTCGCTTGAAAAAACATAGCATTTATTAGGAGTCCAATATGTACTTAGAGTAGAAAAAATACACATGAAGATAAAAATTATCGCATATTGAGCAGCGTCAGTGCAGGTTGGATGTACGCTACGCTACTTGCACTTAGAAATGGATCCGTATCTACCAATGCATATACGCAATGTTCAGACAACAATGGTGTTTGCTAAGCCAGAATATATGTGAAATGTGGTCGCTTTGTATGGTACAACATGGTTACATGTTTTTTCTGTAGCAACTCTCTTGCTTAATAAAAAAGGTTTTAATTTAATgggtatttgagttgaaggAAATAATTAAGTCAAAATTCTTTTGATTTTCTATTAAATGTGTAAACATCAAATAAGTgcaataaaaatttagtgatggaTATAAAAAATATCATAAGTTTAAAAAACATaattgatcttttaccgtagcaacgcacggttATTTTGCTACTACATTGTATAAAAAGTTTGAATCACACTTTCGTGAAGAGCCAAAGGGTAATGCAGGATGACCTATCTGTAATACAATTGAGCTAAAGAATGTGATCATTGACGTATTTGATAAATTGAAGTAGTACTACTGATCATAAAACTACAGACCTTAGGTTCAAACAAGTCGTCCTTAGTGCTTTCATTGTAGGAAATTGAAATCATATGCAATGTGTTGGTATTATGTCAAAAGGTTGACTTGGATTTAAGAAAACCAcgcaaattaaaaaaatgaaagtaaAAAATAAAAGCTTAAGTCTGCCATACTATTACATCACCACTTAGGCAATTATGAATTCCATGGTTATGATGATTAATCATGTGTGCATATATATAGATAACAACATTTGCTATATTATTTATCGGCAATGCAATGTATGATATAACACCAGTAAGTTTTTGAAGAACAGATAACCCTAATAAAAGGGAAATAGTTaggaattgaagaaaagcttccCCAAAAGACAAGGGATGTGGGAAAATTAATGGATAAGAAGAACTTCAACATATCGGTATGGAACAAGCATTGCTCAACAAGAAGCAAAGGTCCTAACTAGGACACAAACTAGGTAAGAACAAAttcaaaaaatatcaaattgtTATTACAAAACCAACACACACCATGAGCAGTTACTTCCTTGCATAAAAAAGAAGCAACgaattgcattgcatgcctTGCAAAAAGGCCTTAATTACTATGCATGCTAGCAGCTCTACGTAGTTCTGGAGTCCTCTATTTGGATAACATCTCAAAAACTGCAATCACAAGCTTAACGAATCTCGGAACGAGTACTCGATTACCACTACCACCAAGCATTATTGTTCTACGTACCTTCTTGGAGCAGTAGGGATCAGTGACCTAATCATCATCCCTGGCTGCCGGGGTGAAGGAAGCTTCTTGCTGAGCTCAGTGAGAGCTGTCCTTGCGAATGGTCGAGGTTATCTACAGGGAACTGATGATCGGCGGCTTCTTTCATGGCGAAACCGCCGCCTTCCGGCGAGTAGAAGACGAGCTGAGGCCCCGGAGCGAGAGACAGCAGTGATGAGAACGGCGAGTGGTGAGCCACCGTCTGAGGCGAAGTGCCATGATGGCTCACCTGGTCGTGGACGGAATTGCCATTGGCCCAAGGCTCGCCGGCCGTGTAGTACAAGCCGTGAGCCAGCGGCATGGCGCCGTTGACGAGGCCGACGGGATTGTTGAGGCCCATGAGTCCCTTAATGCCGGCGCCGTGGCAGTGgcgcttgtcgccgtcgaccaTCGCCGCGGACGCCGCACCCGTAGTCGCgtttgcggcggcggaggcgcggtcggcgccgccgccgttggcgaACGGCGCCATCATGGAGGAGGGCAGGTGGGCGACGAGGTCCTGCGCATGCGGCGGGAACTGGAGCGGCGGCAGCTTGTCGATCTCGTGCTGCGCGGCGTCGAGCAACCAGTCCACCACCTTGCTCGGCTGGCTGAGGCCCAGCCGGTCCTGCAGATCGTAGAGCTGGATCGCCGTCGGCACGGACAGCCGCACACGCCGGTCGCGCAGCCCCTTGACCGTCCTCACCTTGCTGTGCCGGTCCTTGCCGCCGAACACCCGGGAGACGCGCACGATCCTTGACTCCGTGGACGGCGGCCAGTGTCGCGAGCTCGGCACGGCGGGACtcttggcggcgacggcgacggcgccggcggccgggcccTCGGCCTTGGTGCACCTGCTGGCCGCCAGCTCTTCATTTGTGAGGTTGCCGCTTATCATCTTAGGCTAGCCACCGCTCATGATCACACCTAATTAACAAACGATCTGCAGAATTCAGGAGCAGGCTGCAGTGCAATTAATTGGGCAGGCATGCATGAAATGAGATCGAGGGCCGGACGGACGCAATGATCTCAGTGCTCGCTGGCGTGCAGCATGTGGATCGATCGATCTGGCCACTGTTGCCCACTGGTAAATGAGCAGccttattctttctttttttttttgagtaaacGAGCAGCCTTATTCGGTACACATGACAGGAACACAGAAAGATATGACACTGAAACATGAACTTGTGGATAGGGAACTGTAGCTATCTTTATGCTTTTGCTTGCTCTAGGTACATGCATTAGTTAATTTGAACAACTTAGCTTTGTTTTTTTGGAAAGCAAAACTTAACTAATTTGAAGGAGTATTTTGAAAGGGTATGAATTAAATTGAAGCTTTAGGTAATATTAGGGAAAAAAGAACTTTTAGTATGTAGAACTCCTACAAAAGAACCCAGCTAACTTGCTTCCTCCTTGGATGCAATAGTGTGTCGAATTATCATATAGCATAATCCTATCAAAGATTAACAAGAAGTACCAGAGAAAATTAGCAACCAGTAGTGGGGATATATAATGAATTAAAAAGCCACGAAAATCAGGTTGACTACTACCTCTTTGGATAAACTGTTTTTTTATGGGAAGCAACCTTAACATATCAACCTAGAAAAAAATTTATGTTCCCAAAAGAACAAAAGATACTCCATATATACAAACAATGGAGTGAGCAGCGTACTAGTGTAAACTGttaaaaaaatcagggcaaAGTGTAAACTGTAAACTAGATGTTGtgggaagaagagagagaagaccAAACAGAGGATTATTCAGGCAGATCCATTAAGAACCACTTACAAGCATCACCAAAGAGTTCACACTTCCTCCCTCAGAATCAGCTCAAATAGCTTCCACCATGGCCTCTTCGTCGGCTGAATCTGACGGGAAGGCCACCCTTGCGCTAAGCGAGCTAGCAAACGCGCCTGACGCCACACACCGGAATTCGGCCGGCGGTGTGGCCAAGGAAGTTGCTCAAGAGCAGGAGAATGGTGCAGTGATCGACCGACGGCTGCCGGTACTAGTACTATATATCACTGTAGTGTAAACCCTAGCGAGAAAGCTCTGGTtggagaaggaagggagggaaggaaaaaggaaagggagAGCTGTTTTGGCTGTCTAGCCCGGCGGTGTGTGTGTGTACTGATGGGAGCAAGAACTTGTATGTGAAGAATGAACCTGTGGTGCTTGCTGCTTGCACCAACCTAAATGATCAGCTGGCGTCGCTTTCGGGTCCCTGTCCCTCccaccccccgccccccccccccccccccccccaatcgtGCTCCTCGTGTGTGACGAGTGTGGTACCGTCTGTCCCGGACGGTGAATAGTTAATCATGCATGTGCACCATCTCTAGCATCATTGCATCTTTTAAGCCCAATTAATTTACCATTGGACTTGAAATTTAATTAAAAACTTGCGTTTTGCATGTACCTTGTGAGTAAACTTAGACTTCTACCATTGAACCTATGCTGGGAGATGACTTGATAAATTAGTACTTCTCCAAACATGAATTTAGGTAACTTCTCCTAGATACCATCTTGAGGCCAAACAACTTACCTGAAAACTTGACAAGCCTCATGCATTCACCAAATGTAAGTATTATGGATAAGTCATGCAAGTACGCAATGTTCTTACAGTGCTGCTGTTAAGTTATTTTGCAGGTTTCCTTCTCGTGAGTGATTGCCACGTTCATTCCATTAGGACTGGCAATGTGGATGAATGGTGGATGTCGCTCTAATCTTGTGCAGGTGGTGTCTTATGGGCAAGGACATCATTGTTGCATACTATTACTTTATATCTCCGCTCTGTTTTAACTCTCGATCTAAGAAAAATATGTTAGGATAGCCACTTAGACCTAAGCTAAATCTAAGTTTGTTAAGAACCTCACTTTAATTGGTGAAACTTTCATGTTCTAATTGCTTATATGTCGTAATTATTTATGAATTTTTGTAAGATGATCAAGACTTGTAAACAAGATTTAAAATAAAAACGGCATGCGGGTTGTTCTGAGCGATGCTCGAGGTGCGTACCAGGGACTACTGGGATTATTTCGAGTAAGTCAGGTCGATCGATGGATGATAACTCAGTCTAGTTGAGATAATTTGGCGGACCGCGGGGACTCCCGTCTCTCCCGGCGGCTAGCAGTGGCCTGGTCGACGGTCATGGGCTGCCCGTCTACATTCGTGTATACGTGGTCGTCTGAAAGGCACCAGTCGGTGAGCGATTCCATAACCTGCAGCAAGAGCTAGAGCTCACCAAGGTTGATTAGTGAAAGGTGACTACTTAAATACACTCCAGCGCATGAATTTCACTGGACCCTAAGTGAAACAAGGAAAATAG
This sequence is a window from Setaria italica strain Yugu1 chromosome III, Setaria_italica_v2.0, whole genome shotgun sequence. Protein-coding genes within it:
- the LOC101757931 gene encoding transcription factor TCP13 isoform X1, with the protein product MISGNLTNEELAASRCTKAEGPAAGAVAVAAKSPAVPSSRHWPPSTESRIVRVSRVFGGKDRHSKVRTVKGLRDRRVRLSVPTAIQLYDLQDRLGLSQPSKVVDWLLDAAQHEIDKLPPLQFPPHAQDLVAHLPSSMMAPFANGGGADRASAAANATTGAASAAMVDGDKRHCHGAGIKGLMGLNNPVGLVNGAMPLAHGLYYTAGEPWANGNSVHDQVSHHGTSPQTVAHHSPFSSLLSLAPGPQLVFYSPEGGGFAMKEAADHQFPVDNLDHSQGQLSLSSARSFLHPGSQG
- the LOC101757931 gene encoding transcription factor PCF8 isoform X2; the encoded protein is MISGNLTNEELAASRCTKAEGPAAGAVAVAAKSPAVPSSRHWPPSTESRIVRVSRVFGGKDRHSKVRTVKGLRDRRVRLSVPTAIQLYDLQDRLGLSQPSKVVDWLLDAAQHEIDKLPPLQFPPHAQDLVAHLPSSMMAPFANGGGADRASAAANATTGAASAAMVDGDKRHCHGAGIKGLMGLNNPVGLVNGAMPLAHGLYYTAGEPWANGNSVHDQLVFYSPEGGGFAMKEAADHQFPVDNLDHSQGQLSLSSARSFLHPGSQG